One window of the Desulfurispira natronophila genome contains the following:
- the cas2e gene encoding type I-E CRISPR-associated endoribonuclease Cas2e yields MLVIVVENAPPRLRGRLALWLLEIRAGVYVGKVSRRVREMLWENVEKGIEDGNAIIAWSTNTESGFDFITFGANRRTPVEMEGVKLVSFLPVESYNDDKSPVS; encoded by the coding sequence ATGCTGGTCATCGTGGTTGAAAATGCACCCCCTCGCTTGCGTGGGAGACTAGCTTTGTGGCTGCTGGAAATACGCGCAGGAGTCTATGTGGGAAAAGTGTCGCGGCGAGTACGTGAAATGCTCTGGGAAAATGTGGAAAAGGGAATCGAAGACGGAAATGCCATCATAGCCTGGAGTACCAACACCGAATCTGGATTCGACTTTATAACCTTTGGAGCAAATCGCCGCACACCAGTGGAAATGGAAGGAGTGAAACTGGTTTCATTTCTCCCTGTAGAGAGCTATAATGACGACAAGTCGCCAGTTAGTTGA
- the cas1e gene encoding type I-E CRISPR-associated endonuclease Cas1e — MSDYLPPLKPIPIKDRLSVLFLEYGQLDVIDGAFVLVDVKGVRTHIPVGSVSCLMLEPGTKVSHAAVTLAARVGCLLIWVGEGGVRLYASGQPGGARADRLLYQAKLALDDNARLKVVRKMYELRFREEPPAKRSVQQLRGIEGARVRKMYELLAKQYNVPWRKRNYDHRTWGSGDIANRCLSSATACLYGITEAAILAAGYAPAVGFIHTGKPQSFVYDIADIFKFDTVVPAAFRVAAKRPHNPERDTRIACRDMFRQTRLLQRIIPSIEQVLAAGGHKVPEIHEEAVDVAIPNKEGIGDAGHRG; from the coding sequence ATGAGTGATTACCTCCCGCCCCTGAAACCCATTCCCATAAAGGACCGCTTGTCGGTCCTTTTTCTTGAATATGGCCAGTTGGATGTCATAGACGGAGCCTTTGTTCTAGTGGATGTAAAAGGTGTTCGAACCCATATCCCCGTGGGGTCGGTCTCCTGCCTGATGCTGGAGCCGGGAACCAAGGTTTCCCACGCCGCCGTTACACTTGCCGCACGGGTGGGATGCCTGCTTATATGGGTCGGCGAAGGAGGAGTGCGCCTTTATGCCTCCGGTCAGCCCGGAGGTGCTCGCGCAGACCGCTTGCTGTACCAGGCCAAACTTGCCCTTGATGATAATGCCCGCTTGAAAGTTGTGCGCAAGATGTATGAATTACGCTTTCGTGAAGAACCACCAGCCAAGCGTAGCGTCCAGCAATTACGTGGAATTGAAGGTGCACGAGTTCGGAAAATGTATGAGTTGTTGGCCAAGCAATACAACGTGCCATGGCGCAAACGCAACTACGACCACCGCACATGGGGCAGTGGTGATATTGCCAACCGCTGTCTTTCCTCGGCGACGGCGTGCCTCTATGGCATTACCGAAGCCGCGATTCTGGCTGCAGGCTATGCACCAGCAGTGGGGTTCATTCATACCGGCAAACCTCAGTCCTTTGTCTATGACATTGCTGACATCTTCAAATTCGACACCGTTGTTCCTGCCGCATTTCGCGTAGCCGCCAAAAGGCCGCACAACCCCGAGCGGGATACCCGCATCGCCTGCCGTGATATGTTTCGGCAAACCCGTTTGCTGCAACGCATTATTCCCAGTATTGAACAAGTATTGGCAGCCGGAGGTCACAAAGTGCCGGAAATTCACGAAGAAGCCGTGGATGTGGCCATACCCAATAAGGAAGGAATAGGTGATGCTGGTCATCGTGGTTGA
- a CDS encoding BRO-N domain-containing protein, protein MTDKIVVFKDKQIRRILHNNEWWFSVTDIVEVLTDSSDSRQYIKKMRQRDPELNANWGTICTPLQLVAADGKKRKINCANTEGIFRIIQSIPSPKAEPFKRWLAKVGYERVQEIEDPELATARTRELYKAKGYSDAWIEKRMRGIAVRAELTEEWKSRDVGESPEYAILTAQISKAAFGMTPSEYKQYKGLDWENLRDHMTDLELIFSMLGEAATTEIARKADAQGFTENRTAARRGGRIAGDARKKLEQQTRAKVSTPENYLDEPEAIKKLKGKS, encoded by the coding sequence ATGACAGATAAAATTGTCGTTTTCAAAGATAAGCAAATCCGGCGCATATTGCACAACAATGAATGGTGGTTTTCGGTCACTGATATCGTTGAGGTTCTGACGGATAGTTCCGATTCCCGTCAATACATTAAGAAGATGCGTCAACGTGATCCGGAATTAAACGCCAACTGGGGTACAATTTGTACCCCCCTTCAACTTGTTGCGGCTGACGGAAAAAAACGTAAAATCAATTGCGCCAACACCGAAGGCATTTTCCGCATTATCCAATCTATACCCTCCCCCAAAGCGGAGCCATTCAAGCGCTGGCTTGCTAAAGTTGGCTATGAGCGTGTGCAGGAGATAGAAGACCCGGAGCTGGCAACAGCCCGTACTCGCGAGTTGTACAAAGCCAAAGGGTACTCCGATGCCTGGATTGAAAAGCGCATGCGCGGCATTGCTGTTCGGGCAGAACTGACTGAGGAATGGAAAAGTCGTGATGTTGGCGAATCACCCGAGTACGCAATTCTGACTGCGCAGATCAGTAAGGCTGCATTCGGTATGACTCCCAGCGAGTACAAACAGTACAAGGGCCTTGATTGGGAAAATCTGCGTGACCACATGACCGACCTGGAGCTGATCTTTTCCATGCTTGGTGAAGCGGCCACAACGGAAATTGCCCGCAAGGCCGATGCCCAGGGGTTTACGGAGAATCGCACAGCCGCACGCCGTGGCGGCAGGATAGCCGGAGATGCCCGCAAGAAACTGGAGCAGCAAACCCGAGCCAAAGTTTCCACCCCGGAAAACTATCTTGATGAACCGGAGGCCATAAAGAAGCTGAAAGGCAAGTCATGA
- the cas5e gene encoding type I-E CRISPR-associated protein Cas5/CasD, which translates to MSIETSFLAMRLEGPMQSWGLDSQYNRRRTGLMPTKSAIAGICAAALGISRGSSEEATFLAKFQATKITVIAIPRKQFKERVLPVRRLEDYHTVQNTRRASGTINRDCVLTHRQYLTDASFGVIIEGTSEYLAEVAEALQDPVWGTYLGRKSCIPSAPVYAGLCETKSAALQLLIGEVPLTAFTRQEDVEDFSKGRDSLPDLPVSFASENRQFSPRRVRTHQSGDTD; encoded by the coding sequence ATGTCCATTGAAACCAGCTTTCTGGCTATGCGCCTCGAAGGCCCCATGCAATCATGGGGCTTGGACAGCCAGTATAATCGCCGCAGAACTGGACTGATGCCCACTAAAAGCGCTATTGCCGGAATATGCGCTGCGGCACTTGGCATCTCTCGTGGCAGTAGCGAAGAGGCAACGTTTTTAGCAAAGTTTCAAGCTACTAAAATAACAGTGATCGCGATCCCCCGGAAACAGTTCAAAGAAAGAGTTCTTCCTGTTCGTCGACTGGAGGATTACCACACTGTCCAGAATACTCGCCGTGCAAGCGGGACCATTAATCGTGATTGCGTATTGACACACCGGCAGTATTTGACAGATGCCTCATTTGGCGTAATTATTGAAGGGACAAGTGAATACCTTGCAGAGGTTGCAGAAGCTCTGCAAGATCCAGTATGGGGGACATATCTTGGCCGCAAGTCATGCATTCCCAGTGCGCCTGTCTATGCTGGTTTGTGCGAAACGAAAAGTGCCGCATTGCAACTGCTGATTGGTGAAGTTCCGCTTACAGCATTTACTCGCCAGGAAGATGTGGAAGACTTCAGTAAAGGGCGGGATAGTCTACCTGATCTTCCCGTCAGCTTTGCCAGTGAAAATCGTCAGTTCTCACCTCGCAGGGTTCGTACACACCAAAGCGGAGATACTGATTAG
- the cas7e gene encoding type I-E CRISPR-associated protein Cas7/Cse4/CasC: MKHLELHIIQSVPVSCLNRDDLNSPKTAVFGGAQRARVSSQSWKRAIREMAKEIAPDLFQGERTRLMHAPLAKAMEDAGLSADEASDGAKSIVDALVKVDAKSKDKVKSTTLYFLSPLELETIARKFAEEKDAKKAIKGIKPEHLSDAADISLFGRMVASDHSLTVEAASMFSHALSTHKVDNEIDFFSAVDDLQPAEESGAGMTSTLEFNSATYYRFAALNLDMLADADHLGILSADERKKVVATFIEATIKAVPGARKNSMNGNTLPCYVLGIVREKGHPIQLINAFESPVRTSQGYAAKSVELLQDEYSRLKDTWGLEAVAEVAIPEVKLHDFIDKVTSHVH, translated from the coding sequence ATGAAGCATTTGGAATTACACATTATTCAATCGGTCCCAGTTTCCTGCCTGAATCGCGATGACCTGAACTCCCCGAAGACAGCGGTATTTGGCGGTGCCCAACGCGCCAGGGTTTCCAGTCAGTCCTGGAAGCGTGCAATTCGCGAAATGGCCAAAGAAATAGCCCCAGACCTTTTTCAAGGTGAACGCACTCGCTTAATGCATGCCCCACTTGCAAAGGCCATGGAGGATGCTGGACTTTCTGCTGACGAAGCAAGTGATGGAGCCAAGAGCATTGTAGATGCCCTTGTGAAGGTGGATGCCAAAAGCAAAGACAAAGTAAAGTCGACGACATTATATTTCCTTTCGCCTCTGGAACTGGAGACTATTGCAAGGAAATTTGCAGAAGAAAAGGATGCCAAAAAGGCAATCAAAGGGATCAAGCCAGAACATTTGAGTGATGCCGCAGATATCTCTCTTTTTGGCCGCATGGTTGCTAGCGATCACTCACTTACTGTTGAAGCCGCAAGTATGTTTTCCCATGCCCTCTCAACTCACAAGGTTGATAATGAGATTGATTTCTTTTCCGCCGTTGACGACCTGCAGCCAGCAGAGGAGTCAGGAGCAGGCATGACCAGTACACTGGAATTCAATTCCGCAACATACTATCGTTTTGCGGCATTGAACCTGGATATGCTTGCCGACGCTGATCACCTTGGGATATTAAGCGCTGACGAGCGGAAGAAAGTGGTAGCGACATTTATCGAGGCAACCATTAAAGCCGTCCCTGGTGCAAGAAAAAATAGCATGAACGGAAATACTCTCCCCTGCTATGTATTGGGAATTGTACGGGAGAAGGGGCACCCTATTCAGTTGATTAATGCCTTTGAATCGCCTGTCAGGACGTCACAAGGCTACGCAGCAAAGTCGGTTGAGCTTTTGCAGGATGAGTATTCAAGGCTCAAGGATACCTGGGGGCTGGAGGCTGTGGCTGAAGTTGCCATACCTGAAGTAAAATTGCATGACTTCATCGATAAGGTAACGAGCCATGTCCATTGA
- the cas6e gene encoding type I-E CRISPR-associated protein Cas6/Cse3/CasE, translating into MKWLTQMEIDAGTARRYRFFDSYSWHKGVWQCFPGDENAARDFLTRLDALEGKFRVWLLSARKPQLPEWCPQENFFLKEIAPGFLHHHRYYFDVRANPVKSVVQRDAEGNRIRGKRIPIVDTEELRSWLSRKGDARCRDPKTGKEIPGGFRLLDSAPLDISPMAESHFRKKSHSAYHGGVQFRGILEVTNRELFQQTYSAGIGSAKGFGFGLLLLKPVN; encoded by the coding sequence ATGAAATGGCTCACTCAAATGGAAATAGATGCCGGAACAGCTCGCAGGTATCGCTTTTTTGACAGCTACTCCTGGCATAAAGGAGTGTGGCAGTGTTTTCCGGGTGATGAGAATGCGGCTCGTGATTTTCTCACTCGCCTGGATGCTTTGGAGGGAAAATTTAGAGTCTGGCTGCTTTCTGCCAGAAAACCGCAGCTTCCCGAGTGGTGTCCGCAAGAAAATTTTTTTCTGAAAGAGATTGCTCCCGGGTTTTTACATCACCATCGCTATTATTTTGATGTTCGGGCAAACCCTGTGAAAAGCGTGGTTCAGCGTGATGCTGAGGGAAATCGTATTCGAGGAAAACGTATCCCCATCGTAGACACAGAGGAATTGCGATCCTGGCTTTCCAGAAAAGGTGACGCACGTTGCCGAGACCCCAAAACTGGAAAGGAAATACCTGGCGGATTTCGTTTACTTGATAGTGCGCCACTGGATATCAGCCCAATGGCAGAAAGTCACTTCAGGAAGAAAAGTCATAGTGCCTATCATGGTGGAGTGCAGTTTCGCGGAATACTTGAAGTGACAAACCGGGAATTATTTCAGCAAACCTACTCTGCAGGCATTGGCAGCGCAAAAGGGTTCGGCTTTGGTCTGCTGCTTCTGAAACCTGTGAACTGA
- the casB gene encoding type I-E CRISPR-associated protein Cse2/CasB, whose protein sequence is MSSLLERLRKRKDDRGIMANLRCILTPNKRHRAWPALNRLGIAVDDEVAAFIAGLYAMHPEETSTGNLGTACRSIESSRDERRGEDSKLTPTERRFQLLITAESGEELNSRVLRILMLAKSQGVAINYERLLYDLREWPHKRQRVQNEWAREFWAPGAEPLEEGA, encoded by the coding sequence ATGAGTAGTTTACTGGAACGGCTTCGGAAGCGTAAGGATGACCGGGGAATCATGGCGAATTTGCGCTGTATCCTGACGCCGAATAAGCGACACCGAGCCTGGCCTGCACTGAATCGACTGGGAATTGCCGTCGATGACGAAGTTGCAGCGTTTATTGCCGGTTTATATGCCATGCATCCCGAAGAAACCTCTACTGGCAATCTTGGCACAGCATGTCGGTCCATAGAGAGTTCGCGGGATGAACGGCGGGGGGAAGACAGCAAATTGACACCTACCGAACGTCGATTTCAGCTGCTTATTACTGCAGAGAGCGGTGAAGAGCTGAATAGCCGGGTTTTGCGCATACTGATGCTGGCAAAATCTCAGGGAGTGGCTATCAATTATGAGCGACTTTTGTATGACCTGCGCGAATGGCCCCATAAGCGCCAACGGGTGCAAAATGAATGGGCACGCGAATTCTGGGCACCCGGAGCAGAACCATTGGAGGAGGGCGCATGA
- the casA gene encoding type I-E CRISPR-associated protein Cse1/CasA: MNVAFDPWIPVINHFGERSLASIHDVFAEGEQYADLAVRPHERVALMRLLLCVAYAALNGPKDLDEWEQVPHKVAAATGAYLKEWQDSFDLFHPEIPWLQVAQLQPIPNGKSNSDDDWTPITRLSFVRASGVTSTLFDQQSNGGVEKPWRDDELALSLLTFQNYFVAGGKASSRLWGETEMKNPPNPKGGPCSGKSILFSFIRQNNLLATIHYNLSTYDDLVFLYGESEVPIGKPLWEVPISGPNDDNALENATRTHLGRFVPQTRILRIHHDRTKVLLGAGFDYPKYQDDKNPFAPDAFATLSINNKNERQLLSARPNRSLWRMLHSVVVKAKNSSQGGRGPLCLLNIQEGLPCDIISCAMLTNPQQAAELVDLIESVFRIPANLFEPEGRQTYQEEVEKAEHKASLLASSIEIYRYEFDGGWKGRVESAGSKSYDLRLKLHSKATTHYWTAIEKNLGYLMEHVQSIGGDHVDETREKWRKMLFYSACDAYRTACGQETPRQIRAFAKGWQKLTGQKASAQTVNQEEEGVSDE, translated from the coding sequence ATGAATGTCGCATTTGACCCTTGGATACCGGTAATCAACCACTTCGGAGAGCGTAGTCTTGCCAGCATCCATGATGTTTTTGCCGAGGGGGAACAGTACGCTGATCTTGCCGTACGTCCCCATGAGCGGGTTGCACTGATGCGCTTGCTCTTGTGTGTTGCCTATGCTGCGTTGAACGGCCCCAAAGACCTTGATGAGTGGGAGCAGGTGCCACATAAGGTTGCTGCCGCAACGGGTGCATATCTCAAGGAATGGCAGGATTCTTTTGACCTGTTTCATCCAGAAATACCGTGGCTGCAGGTAGCGCAACTGCAACCTATACCGAATGGAAAAAGTAACAGCGATGATGACTGGACACCCATAACTCGCTTGTCTTTTGTCCGTGCAAGTGGGGTCACCTCGACATTATTCGATCAACAATCTAATGGCGGAGTAGAGAAGCCATGGAGGGATGATGAGCTGGCGCTATCACTTTTGACATTTCAGAACTATTTTGTTGCAGGGGGTAAAGCCTCATCAAGGCTTTGGGGTGAGACTGAAATGAAAAATCCACCCAACCCCAAAGGCGGCCCATGCTCTGGTAAATCAATACTCTTTTCATTTATTCGTCAGAACAACCTTTTAGCGACGATACATTACAACCTGTCTACATACGATGACCTGGTGTTTCTATATGGCGAATCAGAAGTGCCAATTGGCAAGCCCCTTTGGGAAGTTCCTATTAGTGGACCTAATGATGATAATGCACTGGAAAACGCAACACGAACTCACCTTGGTCGCTTTGTACCACAAACAAGGATATTACGAATACATCATGATCGAACAAAAGTGCTTCTTGGAGCAGGCTTTGATTATCCAAAGTATCAGGATGATAAGAATCCATTTGCCCCAGACGCATTTGCCACACTGAGTATAAATAACAAAAACGAGAGGCAACTGCTTTCGGCGCGTCCAAACCGCAGTCTCTGGAGAATGCTTCACTCTGTTGTCGTTAAAGCCAAAAACTCATCGCAAGGTGGTCGCGGTCCACTTTGCTTGCTCAATATTCAGGAAGGTTTACCCTGTGACATCATTTCTTGCGCCATGTTAACTAACCCTCAGCAAGCAGCTGAGCTGGTTGACCTCATAGAGTCAGTATTCCGCATACCAGCAAACCTGTTTGAACCAGAGGGGCGACAGACATATCAAGAAGAAGTGGAAAAAGCAGAACATAAAGCTTCACTTTTGGCCAGCTCTATCGAAATCTACCGCTATGAGTTCGATGGTGGTTGGAAAGGAAGGGTAGAGAGTGCTGGATCAAAGTCCTATGACCTTCGATTAAAACTTCATTCAAAAGCGACAACGCATTATTGGACAGCAATAGAAAAGAATCTTGGTTACCTTATGGAGCACGTTCAGTCTATCGGAGGCGACCACGTTGATGAGACGAGGGAGAAATGGAGAAAAATGCTGTTCTATTCAGCTTGTGATGCATACCGCACTGCTTGTGGGCAGGAAACACCGAGACAGATTCGTGCCTTTGCCAAGGGCTGGCAAAAACTTACTGGCCAAAAGGCAAGTGCGCAAACAGTGAACCAGGAAGAGGAAGGAGTGAGCGATGAGTAG
- the cas3 gene encoding CRISPR-associated helicase Cas3' codes for MHFWAKTTEDGLPGVSVHQHMLNVGGVARCLANASPNLLERFGISPCQAGALAALHDIGKITPGFQCKCEGWLVENSLVDIGRKHSWQSETESDHGKVSQSALQDLLVTLGLPKRSASYIAAALGAHHGKIKQQPSGRNIPLAENDGIGIDWKGERQRCAEKILTDFHIKDVSGLESFDGDSVATWWLAGLTTVSDWIGSDTRFFPTEKEKELFDPCPKASEALSAISFIPAKTQGDLSFSEIFGFSPNEMQERTIEAITEPGVYVIEAPMGMGKTEAALGAAYQLLASGKASGLYFALPTQATSNRIHQRINEFLSKIAPHEGSSRLIHGQSWLMQSEVEFVPAVTGVKGQHTEDARSGHDWFASTKRSLLASFGVGTIDQALLAVVAAKHFFVRYFALAGKVVVLDEVHSYDLYTGTLIDVLVSTLERLGCTVIILSATLSGKRRSQLLLTTEGSDAHNAPYPLISGRNHSGSVSPVATLPPPSRTVNVEFTSNQSGMEQALVIAYAGGTVLWICNTVESAQSQYGKICKHVNNDFPVGLLHSRFPYWRRENLEGLWMERLGKGEDNRCRCILVSTQIVEQSVDLDADLLVTELAPTDMLLQRLGRLWRHPRGNRPAEAIGPKVCIIDETATLEELRVMPPKEIVNALGNKAKVYAPYILLRTLELWKKLQSVEIPSQIRWLIESTYAELEGEPASWQELSDNWFASDSAKEMHAKRNSNIWQLALDDQEGVQTRISEIDTIPVVLCRHLDDKSVTFLDGTSLTFSPDFNFPMAKAIHRNLVKVADYHVKETPCAKFVPYLHERHAVAIVHEDNSISCKGVKGNVELFYSDTLGLYIKKQHTKEGT; via the coding sequence ATGCACTTTTGGGCGAAAACAACTGAAGATGGCTTACCGGGTGTGTCAGTGCACCAGCACATGCTCAATGTTGGGGGTGTTGCCCGGTGCCTGGCGAATGCCTCGCCAAATCTGCTGGAGCGTTTTGGCATAAGCCCTTGTCAAGCAGGGGCACTGGCAGCGCTTCATGACATCGGTAAAATAACTCCTGGTTTCCAGTGTAAATGTGAAGGTTGGCTTGTAGAGAACAGTTTAGTGGATATCGGGCGCAAGCATTCCTGGCAAAGTGAGACCGAATCAGATCACGGTAAGGTTTCTCAGAGTGCTCTTCAGGATTTACTGGTTACGCTTGGATTACCGAAGCGAAGCGCATCATATATAGCAGCTGCTCTTGGTGCCCATCATGGGAAGATAAAGCAACAACCGAGTGGACGAAATATTCCACTGGCTGAAAATGATGGCATCGGAATTGACTGGAAAGGTGAGAGGCAGCGCTGTGCAGAGAAAATTTTAACAGATTTTCATATTAAAGATGTTTCCGGCTTAGAGTCTTTCGATGGTGACAGTGTCGCCACTTGGTGGCTCGCTGGTTTAACGACGGTTTCCGACTGGATTGGCTCGGACACACGTTTTTTCCCAACTGAAAAAGAGAAAGAGTTATTTGATCCATGCCCCAAAGCCAGTGAAGCCTTATCTGCTATCTCCTTTATTCCGGCCAAAACTCAAGGTGATCTGTCATTTTCCGAAATATTTGGTTTTTCCCCGAATGAAATGCAGGAAAGAACAATTGAAGCCATTACAGAACCGGGCGTCTATGTTATTGAGGCTCCCATGGGCATGGGGAAAACAGAAGCAGCACTTGGCGCGGCATATCAACTGTTGGCCAGTGGTAAAGCCAGCGGACTGTACTTTGCTTTGCCAACCCAGGCAACCAGTAACCGCATTCATCAGCGCATCAATGAATTTCTCAGTAAAATAGCTCCTCATGAGGGATCAAGTCGCTTGATACATGGGCAATCATGGCTCATGCAGAGTGAAGTTGAGTTTGTTCCGGCTGTAACCGGTGTTAAAGGCCAGCACACGGAAGATGCTCGCAGTGGACATGACTGGTTTGCTTCAACGAAACGTTCGCTGCTGGCAAGCTTTGGCGTGGGAACCATTGACCAGGCTCTTCTAGCCGTCGTAGCAGCAAAACACTTTTTTGTCCGCTATTTTGCTCTTGCGGGCAAAGTAGTGGTGTTGGATGAAGTTCACTCCTATGACCTCTACACGGGAACCCTGATCGATGTGCTGGTCTCAACCCTGGAGCGTCTTGGATGTACCGTCATTATTCTTTCCGCAACATTGTCCGGGAAGCGTCGTTCTCAATTGCTTCTCACAACAGAAGGCTCAGATGCCCATAATGCTCCCTATCCCCTGATTTCTGGCAGAAACCATTCTGGCAGTGTTTCACCCGTGGCAACCCTTCCGCCACCTTCACGAACAGTCAATGTTGAATTTACAAGCAATCAGTCGGGCATGGAGCAGGCTCTTGTCATTGCGTATGCTGGTGGAACGGTTTTATGGATTTGCAACACCGTAGAGTCAGCCCAAAGTCAATATGGCAAGATTTGCAAACACGTGAACAATGATTTTCCGGTTGGCTTGCTCCACTCCCGTTTCCCCTATTGGCGTCGTGAGAATCTTGAGGGACTCTGGATGGAACGTCTTGGTAAGGGTGAAGACAACCGCTGTAGGTGCATTTTAGTTTCAACCCAAATAGTCGAGCAAAGCGTTGATCTTGATGCTGACTTGCTGGTAACCGAGCTTGCCCCTACCGATATGTTGCTTCAGCGACTTGGGCGTTTATGGCGACACCCAAGAGGTAATCGGCCAGCAGAGGCAATAGGACCGAAAGTCTGCATCATTGACGAGACAGCAACTCTTGAAGAGCTTCGCGTAATGCCACCGAAGGAAATTGTTAACGCACTTGGCAATAAGGCCAAAGTTTATGCACCTTACATCCTTTTGCGGACGCTAGAGCTTTGGAAGAAGCTTCAAAGTGTCGAAATCCCATCCCAGATTCGATGGCTGATTGAGAGCACATACGCAGAACTTGAGGGTGAACCAGCTTCATGGCAGGAGCTTTCTGATAATTGGTTTGCCAGCGATTCTGCCAAGGAAATGCATGCAAAGAGAAACAGCAATATCTGGCAACTTGCGCTTGACGACCAGGAAGGCGTGCAGACCAGAATCAGTGAAATCGACACGATTCCCGTGGTTCTTTGCCGTCATCTTGATGACAAGAGTGTCACCTTCCTGGATGGGACTTCCCTGACATTTTCCCCTGACTTTAATTTTCCTATGGCAAAAGCCATTCACAGGAACCTTGTCAAGGTAGCCGATTACCATGTGAAGGAGACTCCCTGCGCGAAATTTGTCCCGTACCTGCACGAAAGACATGCTGTTGCCATAGTGCATGAAGACAACTCAATCTCCTGTAAAGGCGTAAAAGGGAATGTAGAACTTTTCTATAGTGATACCCTGGGACTGTACATAAAGAAACAACATACAAAGGAGGGGACATGA
- a CDS encoding 3'-5' exonuclease, with the protein MESFVAIDVETTGLSPARGARVIEIAAVKVVRGQVTAELCSLIQIGVPVSAATTRVHGITTAMLAGQPTPGEIWPQFLWFIEHHPIVAHNAPFDMRFAHSELQRLGLSMTNPSHCTLKIGRRKYPRLPSHKLEYLARHVLGKLPPGIQLHRALGDAHLTAMVWEEMNNALLGENN; encoded by the coding sequence ATGGAAAGTTTTGTTGCCATTGATGTCGAAACCACAGGACTCTCTCCCGCCAGAGGCGCGCGGGTGATTGAGATAGCCGCAGTGAAGGTGGTTAGGGGGCAAGTTACTGCCGAGCTTTGCAGCCTAATACAAATTGGTGTGCCGGTTTCCGCAGCAACCACCAGGGTACACGGCATTACCACCGCAATGTTGGCAGGGCAGCCCACGCCAGGGGAAATCTGGCCGCAATTTTTATGGTTCATTGAACATCATCCCATTGTGGCTCACAATGCACCGTTTGACATGAGGTTTGCCCATAGTGAACTGCAGCGACTGGGACTGTCCATGACAAATCCCAGCCACTGCACTCTGAAAATTGGCCGCAGGAAATACCCACGGCTGCCAAGCCATAAACTGGAATACCTTGCCCGGCATGTGCTGGGCAAGCTGCCACCGGGAATACAACTCCACCGCGCTCTGGGCGATGCCCACCTGACAGCGATGGTGTGGGAGGAGATGAATAATGCACTTTTGGGCGAAAACAACTGA
- a CDS encoding helix-turn-helix transcriptional regulator: MSDTRALEHYSWFHQQARQRFYPNATTLAAQFEISTRTAQRRIETIRDRFGAPLEYDHQHKGYFYTDHSYQLPPLWLSQNELLCWLIARNMLESATAGHASQALAAFETRLFRENSIHPLNPQQLRNLFSSQYTSLAPCNPDIFNAITQALLLQRILTIDYHSPQDNQQSTRTIEPHHLFHYHGSWVLVAWCHLRHQWRQFHLSRMQQATMEATTFTPQPKERWQALVNQAYGLFQGTQTIVVRLRFSPKTSRWIREQQWHPDQHMNLIEHGAVEISFPVADLREIKMRVLSYGAEVEVLEPKELRDMILAEAKKMVKESE, encoded by the coding sequence ATGTCCGATACCCGCGCACTAGAACACTACAGCTGGTTCCACCAGCAAGCCCGACAGCGATTCTATCCCAACGCCACGACCCTGGCCGCACAGTTTGAAATTTCCACCCGCACCGCCCAAAGGCGCATTGAAACCATTCGCGACCGTTTTGGTGCCCCCCTTGAATACGACCACCAGCACAAAGGCTACTTCTACACCGACCACAGCTACCAACTCCCGCCCCTGTGGCTCAGCCAGAACGAACTGCTGTGCTGGCTCATCGCCCGCAACATGTTGGAGTCCGCCACCGCAGGCCACGCCAGCCAGGCCCTGGCCGCCTTTGAAACCAGGCTCTTCCGGGAAAACAGCATCCACCCCCTCAACCCCCAACAACTGCGCAACCTCTTTTCCAGCCAGTATACCAGCCTGGCCCCCTGCAACCCCGACATCTTCAACGCCATAACCCAGGCCCTTCTTTTACAACGCATACTGACCATCGACTACCATTCCCCCCAGGACAACCAGCAAAGCACCCGCACCATCGAACCCCACCACCTCTTCCACTACCACGGATCCTGGGTACTCGTTGCATGGTGCCATTTGCGACACCAGTGGCGGCAATTTCACCTCTCACGCATGCAGCAAGCCACCATGGAAGCTACCACCTTCACCCCCCAACCCAAAGAGCGCTGGCAAGCGCTGGTCAATCAGGCCTATGGCCTCTTTCAAGGCACCCAAACCATCGTCGTGCGCCTGCGCTTCAGCCCCAAAACCAGCCGCTGGATACGCGAACAGCAGTGGCATCCTGATCAACACATGAACCTGATTGAACATGGAGCCGTAGAAATCAGCTTCCCCGTCGCCGACCTGCGGGAAATTAAAATGCGCGTACTCTCCTACGGAGCCGAAGTGGAAGTATTGGAGCCAAAGGAACTGCGGGATATGATCCTGGCGGAAGCAAAAAAGATGGTGAAAGAGAGCGAGTAG